From the genome of candidate division KSB1 bacterium:
GTTCTTTGACAATCGGTAGAAGCCAATACGGCCAACCCTGTATCAGCTCACTCCCTGCACCGCCACAGAGGAGATTTTCCCTGCACCCGTATGCAGGCGGGATCGAGCTGCATGCAGCGTTTACCTGGTGCCACTTTCTCATGTGCCAGGTAACGATCCGTCAAAGATGAACCTCTTACTATCAACGGGAGAATATGACGTTAGCGCCAAGCAACACGCTCGTGCGGACGCGCCGCCGCGGGCAAAACTCCCACCAAACTTCTAGGAGTGATATGAGAAAAGAGATTTTCATCAACTCCTCGGTTGGCGAAACAAGGATTGCAATCCTTGAAGACGGAAAATTGGTGGAGCTACTGACCGAACGGCCGGAAAATGAGCGCATGGTGGGCGACATCTATCTGGGCAGGGTGGTCAATGTCGTCAAGGGGATGAGAGCCGCCTTTGTGGACATCGGCCTCGAACAAGACGCCTTCCTGCATTTCAGCGACATCGGGGAAACTCTGAGCGATTATCATGCTTTTCTCGATCTGGAGGAGACCGGAGGAGACACCCGCCCTCCGGAACGTGCCACCCCAAACCATCGCCCAATTCCCAAAGAGGGGCAGGAAATCCTGGTGCAGATCATCAAAGAGCCGATCAGCACCAAGGGCTGTCGCATCACCACCGAGTTGTCGATCGCGGGGCGATACATGGTGATCGTCCCCAACAGCGACATGGTGGGCGTCTCCAAGAAGGTGATGAATCTGAAGGAGAAGCGGCGGCTGAAAAAGATCGCCCAGGCGATCAAGCCCAAGGGTTTTGGTCTGATCATCCGTACCGTGGCAGAGGACAAGGACGAGGCCAGCCTGCGTGCTGACCTTGAAAATCTCATGCGGACCTGGCGCAAGACCGAAGCCCGCCTGAAGAAAGAGAAACCTCCCTGCCTGGTTTATAAAGATCTCGCCATGGCCTCCAGCGTGATTCGAGATCTGTTCACGCCCGACATCACCCGCGTGGTGGTCGATTCCCGCCGTCTGCATCAACAAACGGTCAGTTATCTTCAGGAAGTAGCCCCCCAATTCGTGGAGAAGGTCGAGCTGTACCGCGGCAAGAAGCCGTTGTTCGACACCTACGGCATCGAGCAGGAGATCGAAAAGAGTCTGTCGCGCAAAATCTGGACGCGCAGCGGCGGCTACATCCTGTTCGACCATGCCGAAGCGCTCACCGCCATCGATGTCAACAGCGGCAAGTTCATGGGGCGGGGCGGACACGATGAAAACGCGCTGAAGATCAATCTCGAAGCCGCGCGTGAAATCGCCCGGCAGCTTCGCCTGCGGGATATTGGCGGGATCATCGTCATCGACTTCATTGACATGATCGATCCCCGCCTCAAACGCCGCCTGCATGACGAATTCCGCCGTGAGCTCCGCAAAGACCGCGCCCAGTCCAACATCAGCCAAATCAGTGAATTCGGCATGATCGAGATGACGCGCGAAAGGGTGCGCCCCAGCCTGCTCTTCTCCTACTCGGACCCCTGCCCTACCTGCGAAGGCACCGGCCGCGTGATCTCCAAAGCCACGGTGCTCACGCGCATCGAGCGCTGGCTGATGCGCTACAAATTTATCGGCAGCGAGCGCAGTCTCGTGCTGGTGGTCCATTCCGAAATGCAGCGTTTCCTGACCGCCGGTTTGCGCAGCCGGATCCGCCGGCTGATGTGGAAGTATTGGATGAAAATCCAGGTCCTGCCGGATGACACGCTGCGTCCCGAGGAGTTCAAGTTCCTCTCCAAACGAGACGGGCGGGAAATCATGATTTAGTCCGGGGGAACGGCTCCCGTCCAAAAACGTCACCAAAACCGGCAAGTCCGGGCCAACCGAGGGAAATTAGAGCTTGACAAAAAGCGGTGCGTTCGTTACTTTGCGCACCGCTTTTTATTTTCTGCGGAACTGAAAAAAATCGACAAAAAATAACCTGTGGAGTCACGGCATGTATGCCCTGGTGGAAATTGCAGGCGAGCAATTCCGAGTGGAGAAAAACGCCAAGATTCGCACGCAGAAGCTGGCCGGCGAATACGGCACCAGCGTTTCGTTTGATCGGGTGTTGCTGGTGAACAACGAGGGCCAGATGCTGGTGGGGCAGCCGCTGGTGGCGGGTGCCAAGGTGGAAGGCACCATCGTCGATCAGGATCGCGACCCCAAAGTGCTGGTCTTCAAAAAGAAACGACGCAAAGGCTACCGCAAGCTCAATGGCCACCGCCAGCACAAGACCGTGGTTCGTATCGACAATATCATTGTTTAGAATGCCAAGGAGTGAATTGCTATGGCTCATAAAAAGGGCGTGGGCAGCTCGCGCAACGGGCGCGACAGCAACCCGCAATATCTGGGCGTGAAGCGCTATGACGGCGAGAGGGTTCTGGCCGGCAACATTCTGGTGCGCCAGCGCGGCACGCGTATTCATCCCGGCGAGAATGTCGGCCTCGGCAGCGATGACACCCTCTTCGCGCTGGTCACCGGCAGGGTCAAATTCAGCCGGCTTGGAAAAACCAGAAAAAAAGTCAGTGTGATCGCTGAATAAAATCCAACAGGCCAACGAAACCAACTTCGCTTGGCCTTTTTCATTTTGCACGGGCTGAATGGCAATGTGAGAGGAGCACGCTTATGAAGATCACTGTTGTGGGAGCAGGACATGTGGGCGCGACGACCACCCTGCGGCTGGCCGAAAAGCGCCTGGCCAATGAAATCGTGTTGATCGACATTCTCGAAGGCATTCCGGCGGGCAAGGGCCTGGATTTGTGGGAATCCGCACCGGTCGAGGGCTTCGATTGCAAGATCATCGGCTCCACCAATGATTATTCGCTCACCCGGGATTCCGACCTGGTGGTCATCACCGCCGGCCTGGCGCGCAAACCCGGCATGAGCCGTGATGATTTGCAGGTAAAGAATGCCGGCATCGTCAAGGCGGTGACCGAAAGCATCGTCCATCAGTCGCCGCAGTGCAAGATCATCGTGGTCACCAATCCCCTCGACGTCATGACCTACGTGGCGATGAAAGTCAGCGGCTTTGAACCCCATCGTGTCTTTGGCATGGCAGGCGTGCTGGACACGGCGCGCTACCGCACTTTCATCGCGATGGAACTCGGGGTGTCGGTGCGGGACATCAGCGCGCTGGTGCTCGGCGGCCACGGTGATGACATGGTGCCGCTGCCCCGGCTGACCACGGTCGGCGGCATCCCGCTCACCGAGCTGATGAGCCAGGACCGCATCGACGCGATTGTCGAGCGCACGCGCAACGGCGGCGCCGAGATCGTGAAGCTCCTGAAAGAAGGCAGCGCCTATTACGCACCCTCCGCCGCGGTCGCAGAAATGGCGGAATCGGTGTTGCGCGATGCTAAACGCGTGCTGCCCTGCGCCGCCTGGCTGAACGGTGAGTACGGTCTGCACAACGTGTATTGCGGCGTCCCGGTTAAACTCGGCAAAAACGGCGTCGAAAAAATCTACGAACTCAAGCTCACCGAGGCCGAGCTGAAGATGCTGCACGCCTCCGCCGGCCACGTCAAGGAAAGCATCGCGAAGCTCAAGCTGTGAGCCGTACGGCATGAAAGCCAAAGGGCGACGCGCGCGTCGCCCTTTGGCTTTGCACACCTGCCGCTCTTTTCCCCGCTGTCACACTTTCGCCGGCTTGATATCGACTTTGATCGCCGCCCATTTCCCCTGTCGAAAGCGCAGATACGTCAGCACCGCGCGCGTGAGATGCCCCAGGACGATCGCCCGCCACACGTCACCCGCCTGCAAATCGCGCGCGAACTGGAAGTAACCACAATAGCCGAGGGGCACGATAATTTGTGCGATCAGGGTAATGTAAAGCGGGCTGCGCGTGTCGCCCGTGCCCTGCAATCCGCCGGTGTAGACCAGCGCCACGGTGATGAACAAGCCGGAGATGCTCAGGTGATGGAGCAATTGCACGCCGATCTGCACCACCGCCGGCTCGCGCATGCCGAACAGGGCGAGCAAGTGTACGGGAACAAAGAGGAACAATGCGCCCACCGTCGCCGCCAGCGTCAGTCCCAGGCGCGCCGCGGTGTGGGCCGCCAGCCGGGCGCGGTCGATCCTGCCGGCGCCGAGGTTCTGTCCGGTCAGGGCCGCGGTTGCGCTCATCAAACCCACCGAAGTCCAGGTGATTAATGAAAACAGCTCCGTGTAGCCGATGGCATAGGCGGCGTGAGCGGCGGCACTTTGCGACAGCGAGCCGATGAAACGCAGCATCATCACGCCGGCGAGATTCATCGCCACGCCCTGGAAGCCGGTGGGCAGGCCGAAGCGAAACAATGAAGTGATGATGCTCCAGTCGGGCCGCCAGTTCATCGCGCGGGAAAATTGCACCACCAGGCGCTGCGAGAAAAGCAGATAAATCCCCAGCGCGGAAGCAACACCTGCGGCGAGCACGGTGCCCAGTGCCGCACCCGCCGTGCCGAGCACGGGAATGAACAGGAAGTTGAAAATCAAATTGAGCATGGTCATCAGCATGCCCAGGCGCAGCGGTGTTTTCGCGTCGCCGGCAGAACGCAAAGCGCCGCCGAGCATGAAGAACGTCAGCATGCCGATGCTGCACACGAACATCAGGCGCAAATAGGGCAGGGCTTCCGCCGTGACCGCCGGCTGGGCATGCACCAGCTCCAGCAGCGGCGGCGTGCAAAGATAACCGAGCGGCGCCAGCACCAGACACGACAGGGCGAAGGCTGTCAAAAAAGCCTGATAAACCACCCGGTTCACTTTGGCGGCCTCACCGGCACCGGCAAAGCGCGCCACCAACACGCCCATGCCGCTGAAGACGGAGCTGATGAACACCACCACCACCAGAAAAATCTGCCAGCTCACGCCAATGGCGGCGTTGCCACTGTAACCCACCAGTCTGCCCACCATGACATGATCGATGATGCCCTGCAGACCGCCGATGAAATTCTGCAGTACCGTCGGCCACGCCAATTTCCAAAACGCGCGCAGCATCGGGCCATCGATCAGCTCGCGATCGAATTTCCCGGGAGACGATTTTCCTGTCATGTTCATCCTTGTTGGGACGCCGGCGGCGGTGCCGGGAGGTGAGAATGGCAAAGCATTGTGTCATCCTTTTCGTGAGGGCGTCGGCCGTGCCTCTTCGTTTTCCGGCAACAGAACGATCAGCGGCGCCTCCGGCGGGCAACCCAACCGCACCGGAAACCAGTGACCGGCGCCGCTGGAGGTGTAAAGCTGGGATTCTGCGCGGCGGTAGTGTCCCCACAGAAAGCTCTCCGGCGCCCAGCCCTCGAACAAGCTGCGGCCATTCATGCCGATTTGTGCGCCATGCGTGTGCCCCGCCAAGGTCAAATCCACGCCGCGTGCCGCGGCTGGCAGAAAACCCGCAGGCCGGTGACTCATCAGGATTTTAAAGGCCGCGGCCGGCGCGTTTGCCATGGCGGCGGCCACGGTGGTCTCGAGAAAATGCGGCAGATCGCGGCGCAGCAGGCGCTGTGGATCATCCGCGCCACCAAGATACAACTCCGCGCCGTGGTGTTGCAGGCAAACGCCTTCATTGCAGAGCAGCGGCACCGGGCCAGCCGCAAAACACCGCCGCACGGTCTTGATGCC
Proteins encoded in this window:
- a CDS encoding Rne/Rng family ribonuclease, which translates into the protein MRKEIFINSSVGETRIAILEDGKLVELLTERPENERMVGDIYLGRVVNVVKGMRAAFVDIGLEQDAFLHFSDIGETLSDYHAFLDLEETGGDTRPPERATPNHRPIPKEGQEILVQIIKEPISTKGCRITTELSIAGRYMVIVPNSDMVGVSKKVMNLKEKRRLKKIAQAIKPKGFGLIIRTVAEDKDEASLRADLENLMRTWRKTEARLKKEKPPCLVYKDLAMASSVIRDLFTPDITRVVVDSRRLHQQTVSYLQEVAPQFVEKVELYRGKKPLFDTYGIEQEIEKSLSRKIWTRSGGYILFDHAEALTAIDVNSGKFMGRGGHDENALKINLEAAREIARQLRLRDIGGIIVIDFIDMIDPRLKRRLHDEFRRELRKDRAQSNISQISEFGMIEMTRERVRPSLLFSYSDPCPTCEGTGRVISKATVLTRIERWLMRYKFIGSERSLVLVVHSEMQRFLTAGLRSRIRRLMWKYWMKIQVLPDDTLRPEEFKFLSKRDGREIMI
- the rplU gene encoding 50S ribosomal protein L21, whose product is MYALVEIAGEQFRVEKNAKIRTQKLAGEYGTSVSFDRVLLVNNEGQMLVGQPLVAGAKVEGTIVDQDRDPKVLVFKKKRRKGYRKLNGHRQHKTVVRIDNIIV
- the rpmA gene encoding 50S ribosomal protein L27, whose translation is MAHKKGVGSSRNGRDSNPQYLGVKRYDGERVLAGNILVRQRGTRIHPGENVGLGSDDTLFALVTGRVKFSRLGKTRKKVSVIAE
- the mdh gene encoding malate dehydrogenase, which produces MKITVVGAGHVGATTTLRLAEKRLANEIVLIDILEGIPAGKGLDLWESAPVEGFDCKIIGSTNDYSLTRDSDLVVITAGLARKPGMSRDDLQVKNAGIVKAVTESIVHQSPQCKIIVVTNPLDVMTYVAMKVSGFEPHRVFGMAGVLDTARYRTFIAMELGVSVRDISALVLGGHGDDMVPLPRLTTVGGIPLTELMSQDRIDAIVERTRNGGAEIVKLLKEGSAYYAPSAAVAEMAESVLRDAKRVLPCAAWLNGEYGLHNVYCGVPVKLGKNGVEKIYELKLTEAELKMLHASAGHVKESIAKLKL
- a CDS encoding MATE family efflux transporter, translated to MTGKSSPGKFDRELIDGPMLRAFWKLAWPTVLQNFIGGLQGIIDHVMVGRLVGYSGNAAIGVSWQIFLVVVVFISSVFSGMGVLVARFAGAGEAAKVNRVVYQAFLTAFALSCLVLAPLGYLCTPPLLELVHAQPAVTAEALPYLRLMFVCSIGMLTFFMLGGALRSAGDAKTPLRLGMLMTMLNLIFNFLFIPVLGTAGAALGTVLAAGVASALGIYLLFSQRLVVQFSRAMNWRPDWSIITSLFRFGLPTGFQGVAMNLAGVMMLRFIGSLSQSAAAHAAYAIGYTELFSLITWTSVGLMSATAALTGQNLGAGRIDRARLAAHTAARLGLTLAATVGALFLFVPVHLLALFGMREPAVVQIGVQLLHHLSISGLFITVALVYTGGLQGTGDTRSPLYITLIAQIIVPLGYCGYFQFARDLQAGDVWRAIVLGHLTRAVLTYLRFRQGKWAAIKVDIKPAKV